A segment of the Myxococcaceae bacterium JPH2 genome:
TCCCGACGAAGCCCCCGAGCGCCTGCGCCGCATCCTCACGGACGCGCGCCCGCACGTGCTGCTCGCCTCGGGCGAGGTCCCCGGCGCGGAAGGCCTGACGGTGGTCCTCCTGGATGACGAGGGCACGGGCCTGCCGAATGCCACGGGGCGCCGCCTGCGCCGCGACGTCACCGCGGAGAACCTCGCGTACATCCTCTACACCTCGGGTTCCACCGGGCAGCCCAAGGGCACCCAGGTGACGCACGCGAGCATCGTCAACTACCTGCGCTGGAGCGTGGAGGCGTACCGGCTCCCCGAGGGCTCGGGCAGTCCGGTGCTCGGCTCCATCAGCTTCGATGGAACGCTCACCAGCCTCTTCGCGCCGCTGCTGGCGGGGCGCGCCTTGTTCCTGCTTCCCCGCGGACAGGAACTGGAGCTGCTCGCCTCCCGCGAGTACCCCGAGCAAGGCCTGAGCTTCATCAAGATGACGCCCTCGCACCTGCGGGCGTTCGAGGGACTGGGCCGCGCGCGCGAGGTGCTGGAGCGCACGCACGCGGTCGTCCTCGGCGGCGAGGGGCTCCACGGCGGAGACCTCGCGCGCTGGCGGGAGCTGGGGCTCTCCACGCGCGTCATCAACGAGTATGGCCCCACCGAGGCGGCCGTGGCCTGCTCGTTCTTCGACGTGCCCCGCACGGACGCGCCGCTGCCGGAGCGCATCCCCATTGGTCGACCCATCACCCACACCCAGCTCTACATCCTGGATCGCCAGGGGCAGCTGGTTCCGCCGGGCGTGCCCGGTGAGCTGTACATCGGAGGGGCGGGCCTCGCGCGGGGCTACCTCGGGCGCCCGGACCTGACGGCGGAGCGGTTCGTCCCCCATCCCTTCGCGGGCGAGCTGCCCGGGCAGTCCGGCGCCCGCCTGTACCGCACCGGAGACGTGGCGCGGCACCTGCCCGACGGGAACATCGAGTACCTGGGCCGGCTGGATGATCAGCTCAAGATTCGCGGCCACCGGGTGGAGTCCGGCGAGGTCGAGTCCGCGCTCGCCCGTCATCCGCAGGTGGTCCACGCCGCGGTGGTGCTGCACCGCGCGCCGGGCGAGTCGCCGCGCCTGGTGGCCTACGTCCAGCCCACGCCTCCGAAGCCAGGAGACGCCGAGGACCTGGAGGTGGCGCTGCGACGGTTCCTCCAGGGACAGCTCCCCGAGTACATGTGGCCGTCGAGCTTCCTGGTGCTGCCCGAGCTGCCGCTCACGCCCAGCGGCAAGGTCGACCGCAAGGCATTGCCCGCGCCGCGTCCGCGCGACGCCGGCCTCGGCGTGCGGTCGGAGGCGCGCACCGAGACGGAGCGCCAGCTGGAGCCGCTGTTCCGTGAGCTGCTCGGACTCGACGCGGTGGCCCCCGACGCGAGCTTCTTCGAGCTGGGCGGACACTCCCTGCTCGCCATCCAGCTCATCGCGCGCATCCGGAGCACGCTCGGCGTGGACGTTCCGCTCAACGAGGTCTTCGAGCGACCGACCATCGAGGGCCTCGCTCAATGGCTCACGCGGGCGGATCGTCCGACCGCGCTCGCGGTGCGCCTGCCCGACTGCGTGGTGGCGCTCAAGCCTTGGGGCAGCAAGCCGCCGCTCTTCTGCACACCGCCGTCCGCGGGCAGCCCGGCGGTGTATGTCTCACTCGCGCGCCAGCTGTCTCCGGAGCAGCCGCTGTATGGCTTTCAGATGCCCGGGGTCACGGACGAGAAGCCGGCCCTGGCTTCCATCGAGGAGACCGCCGCGCTCTTCATCGACGGCATGCGGCAGGTCCAGCCGCAGGGGCCCTATCGCATCGCGGGCTGGTCCTACGGCGGCATCGTCGCCTGTGAGATGGCCCGGCAACTGGAGGCCCAGGGCGAGCACGTCGCGCTGCTGGCGTTGATCGACGGCGCATCGCTGGACCGCAAGGCCGCGCAAGACAGCCATGACGTGAAGGAAGCCGTCAGCACGGGCTCGCAGCTCGTGAAGGTGCTGGTCGAGACGCCGCTGCCGCGCGACTACGCGAGCCTGAAGCTCGTGGGCGAGTGGATGGGCATCAGCCTGCCCGACGCTCCCGGCGAGCTGCTCCGGCGCGACGCGGACGGCCGTCGCAGCTACCTCCGGCGCTTCCTCCGCGACGTCCGGCGCACAGCGCGAAACATGCTCGTCACCCTGCGCGCGGAGCGCTCGTACACCTTCTCCTCGTACGAGGGCCACGCCACGCTGTTCCGCGCGGGGCCGTCACGTCCGGGCAAGGATTCACTCGTCGAGAGCGTGCGCCGCTTCGCGCGCTCCGGCGTGGAAGTCATCAGCGTGCCGGGCAATCACATGACCCTCATCATGGATGAGCGGAACGTGACGGTCCTCGCGCAACACCTGCAGAACTGTCTGGATGAGGTGGCCGTCGCGCTCGCCAGACAGGAACCCCGCCGGACCGAGCCCACGCTGACTCGGTGGACCGGTTCTTCCTCGAAGGAGGTCGCGTGATGCCGCACCGGATTCTCGCATTGGATGGAACGCCCGTGTCTGGGGGCGAGGGGTATGTCTCGGCAGGCATGCTGGGCGCGTTGCGCCAGCTGCTCGACGAGAGTGGAGATTCACGAGCGCTGCTCAACCAGGTGGACATGTTCGTGGGCACCTCCGCGGGCTCGTTCAACGCGGCGTTCTTCGCCAGCGAGGCGGACCCGGACCGGGCCTTCGACAAGAGCCTCCAGTTCTGGGGAGAGGTCGTCTCCATGAACAAGAAGGGCGTCTCCCTGGCCCGCACCGTCCGGGCGCTGATGGGAGGCAGCTCGCTGCTGGATTCGAGCTACATGCGCGACTTCTTCTCCAGCTACTTCGGGCCCAACCTGAAGCTGGGAGACCTGAAGCGCAAGGTCGTCATTCCCTCGTTCCAACTGGATGGCAACCGGGGCGTCGTGCGCGCCTGGAAGGCCAAGGTGTTTCACAACACGGGCTCGGCCAACGACCCGGACATGAACGAGCTGGTGGTGGATGTCTTGATGCGCAGCGGCTCTCCGCCGATGTCGTATCCCATCTACCAGGGCATCCGGGAGAAGGGCAGCGGCTACGTGGATGGCGGGGTGTATGCGAACAACCCCTCGCTGATTGGCCTCGCGCAGATCATCAACGACGCGTCTCGCAAGTCCAAAGAGGAGAAGCTGGAGACGTTGGAGTCGGACGCGCCCGACCTGAGCAACATCCTGCTGCTGTCCATGGGCAACGGTGTCATGCCCAGCTACCTCGACCCCAAGTTCCGCGATGGCACGGCCAACTGGGGCTTCAGTGAGTGGCTGCTCGACCTGCGCGACCCCATGGTCCTGGTGAAGATGCTGCTCGATTCCGGCTCGGACGCCGTGCACTACCAGTGCCGGATGATTCTCCGGAAGCAGTACCTCCGGCTGAATCCTCCGGTGGAGAAGAGCCTGTCCGCCACCGACCTGGAGCAGGTCGACAAGGTGCTCGTCCAACTCCTGAGCCAGCAGTCCACGCAGGACCTCCTCCAGCGCACGCGCGTGTGGTTGCAGCGCTCCGGCTGGCTCGGAGGCGCCGCGGCCGCGGAGCCCCAACCCGCGTCCAAGGTGGGCTGAAGCCCGCGGTCCGTACCCGAGCGTGAGTGAACACAGGAGCCGTGGAATGACGCGCATCATCCTTGTCACGGGAAGTGGCGGAGTCGGAAAGACAACCGTGGCGGCCGCGACCGGCCTCGCTGCCTCGCGCCGAGGCACGCGAACGCTGGTGCTGTCTTTTGACCAAACGCGGGGCCTCCGCGACGCGCTCGGCCAGGACGCGCACCTGGACATCCAGACCCTCGACGTCCACGCCGAGCTGGCGCGTGGCTGGAACGAGGGGCGGGGCGACATCGCCACGCTCCTGGGCGGAGGACTGGAGGGCGTGACGGCCGAAGAGGTGGCGCTCGCGCCGGGCCTGGATGAGCTGCTCGCGCTGCTCCTCCTGGAGGAGCACGTTCGCTCGGGGCGCTACGCGTTGATCATCGTGGACGGGCCCTCGTTCGGCGCGGCGCTGCGCTTCGTGAGCGGCCCGGCCTCCCTGGGCTGGTACGTGCGGCGCTGGGCTGGCCCCGAGCGGAGCGTCCGCTGGGCCCGAGGGAACGTCGAGGCCCTCGCCCGGGTGCGCGATCGCCTGGGCGCGCTCGAGGCGCTGCTGCGCGATCCCGAGGTGACCACCCTTCGACTGGTGACGGCTCCCCGCGCCGGCGCGGTCGAGGAGGTGCGTCGGGCGTACTCGGCCTTCTGTCTCCAGGGGCTCTGTGTGGACGGCCTGGTGGTCAACCACCTCGGCTCCGCTCCGGCGGAGGACCTTGCTCGGACGCTCCAGGCGCAGGTCGAGCCGCTCCAGGTGGTCGAAGTGCCCCGGCAGTCCGCCGAGGTCGTGGGCCCCGAAGCGCTCATGGCCTTCGCCCGGCTGCTGCACGCGGACGGGGACCCCACCGGGGCCCGCGTCGCCTCGCCCGCGCTGGGGATCCGCAAGGACGCGGTGGATGTGTATTGCCTGGAGCTCCACCTGCCTTTCGCGACGCGAGACGAAGTCCATCTCTCGCGTCGTGAGGCGGAGCTGGTCATCCAGGTGGGTGACTTCCGGCGCAATGTCTTGCTTCCGCGCATGGTCGCCGCATTGGCGACCACGGGAGCCCGGCTGGAAGGAAACAGACTGATGGTGAGCTTTCAACCTGAGAGGAAAGACACATGACTTCGCAGAACAAGCGTTTGCCCAAGGGATTCTTTCGCCTGGAGACCCAACCCGAGGAAGGGGCACAGGTCGCCGGCTTCGTTGACGCGGTCATCCCCGGAGGGCGCGGCTTCGTGCAGCAGCTCTACCGCGCCAAGAGGGACTTCCTCCAGGGCGTGTCTCACTTGCTCGACGCGCAGATTCACGAGCTGGAGCACATCGACACGGCCATTCAGGACGACGCGCGCTCGGCGGGCGCCGAGGCCGGCGGCG
Coding sequences within it:
- a CDS encoding amino acid adenylation domain-containing protein, producing MRMGELLAELNRRGLEVWAEGDLLRLRGPKGAAGDDLRKVLAEHKGELLELLRERHRVREVQPITRAPRDKPAPLSFGQQRLWFLDQLEPGSSTYNLALPMRVEGALDTDLLERCFTEIIQRHEILRTYYAEEEGVPVQIVDPDPRLEFRVLSEETVLALCPEGLEAYLHREGQRPFELSRDAMLRVLVITQGTQGQLVQVCMHHIAADVWARGIIIRELMMLYAAFSQGEPSPLPPLELQYSDFAVWQRGYLVGEVRQGLVDYWRKQLAGLSPLQELPTDHPRPRVQTFAGGEVRFDIEPELAEGLKALGHAANTTPFVSMLGAFFVLLHRLSGREDLALGANSINRGRAELEPLVGFFVDNLVMRVDLSGRPSFHTVLERVREVVLGAFAHQDLPFDLLVEELKPPRNLGFNPLFQTVFSWTREAGGFSNPAGAKILPLEFETTASRFDLNFFAEDHGDRLTGRIVFNRELFERETIQRYVACFLTLMRALVAEPHRPVAELPLVPVAERARLLLEWNDTRAAPPRAECLHALFEARAARTPDACALVLGDSELTYGELDQQSDRLAAQLQTLGVGPEKVVGVCLDRAPRLIVGLLAVLKAGGAFLPLDPDEAPERLRRILTDARPHVLLASGEVPGAEGLTVVLLDDEGTGLPNATGRRLRRDVTAENLAYILYTSGSTGQPKGTQVTHASIVNYLRWSVEAYRLPEGSGSPVLGSISFDGTLTSLFAPLLAGRALFLLPRGQELELLASREYPEQGLSFIKMTPSHLRAFEGLGRAREVLERTHAVVLGGEGLHGGDLARWRELGLSTRVINEYGPTEAAVACSFFDVPRTDAPLPERIPIGRPITHTQLYILDRQGQLVPPGVPGELYIGGAGLARGYLGRPDLTAERFVPHPFAGELPGQSGARLYRTGDVARHLPDGNIEYLGRLDDQLKIRGHRVESGEVESALARHPQVVHAAVVLHRAPGESPRLVAYVQPTPPKPGDAEDLEVALRRFLQGQLPEYMWPSSFLVLPELPLTPSGKVDRKALPAPRPRDAGLGVRSEARTETERQLEPLFRELLGLDAVAPDASFFELGGHSLLAIQLIARIRSTLGVDVPLNEVFERPTIEGLAQWLTRADRPTALAVRLPDCVVALKPWGSKPPLFCTPPSAGSPAVYVSLARQLSPEQPLYGFQMPGVTDEKPALASIEETAALFIDGMRQVQPQGPYRIAGWSYGGIVACEMARQLEAQGEHVALLALIDGASLDRKAAQDSHDVKEAVSTGSQLVKVLVETPLPRDYASLKLVGEWMGISLPDAPGELLRRDADGRRSYLRRFLRDVRRTARNMLVTLRAERSYTFSSYEGHATLFRAGPSRPGKDSLVESVRRFARSGVEVISVPGNHMTLIMDERNVTVLAQHLQNCLDEVAVALARQEPRRTEPTLTRWTGSSSKEVA
- a CDS encoding patatin-like phospholipase family protein, translating into MPHRILALDGTPVSGGEGYVSAGMLGALRQLLDESGDSRALLNQVDMFVGTSAGSFNAAFFASEADPDRAFDKSLQFWGEVVSMNKKGVSLARTVRALMGGSSLLDSSYMRDFFSSYFGPNLKLGDLKRKVVIPSFQLDGNRGVVRAWKAKVFHNTGSANDPDMNELVVDVLMRSGSPPMSYPIYQGIREKGSGYVDGGVYANNPSLIGLAQIINDASRKSKEEKLETLESDAPDLSNILLLSMGNGVMPSYLDPKFRDGTANWGFSEWLLDLRDPMVLVKMLLDSGSDAVHYQCRMILRKQYLRLNPPVEKSLSATDLEQVDKVLVQLLSQQSTQDLLQRTRVWLQRSGWLGGAAAAEPQPASKVG
- a CDS encoding ArsA family ATPase, with the protein product MTRIILVTGSGGVGKTTVAAATGLAASRRGTRTLVLSFDQTRGLRDALGQDAHLDIQTLDVHAELARGWNEGRGDIATLLGGGLEGVTAEEVALAPGLDELLALLLLEEHVRSGRYALIIVDGPSFGAALRFVSGPASLGWYVRRWAGPERSVRWARGNVEALARVRDRLGALEALLRDPEVTTLRLVTAPRAGAVEEVRRAYSAFCLQGLCVDGLVVNHLGSAPAEDLARTLQAQVEPLQVVEVPRQSAEVVGPEALMAFARLLHADGDPTGARVASPALGIRKDAVDVYCLELHLPFATRDEVHLSRREAELVIQVGDFRRNVLLPRMVAALATTGARLEGNRLMVSFQPERKDT